From the Heliangelus exortis chromosome 25, bHelExo1.hap1, whole genome shotgun sequence genome, one window contains:
- the ILRUN gene encoding protein ILRUN isoform X2, which yields MEGMDVDLDAELMQKFSCLGTTDKDVLIGEFQRLLGFQLSPAGCAFFLDMTNWNLQAAIGAYYDFESPNINVPSMSFVEDVTIGEGESIPPDTQFTKTWRIQNTGTEAWPPGVCLKYVGGDQFGHVNMVMVRSLEPQEIADVSVQMCSPSTAGMYQGQWRMCTATGLYYGDVIWVILSVEVGGLLGVTQQLSSFETEFNTQPHRKVEGNFNPFASPQKNRQPDENNLKDPGGSELGTISKNTWGPAPDQIEQDQNGLSQNSVNLSPSSHSNNLSVVTYSKGFHGPYPFGQS from the exons ATGGAGGGCATGGACGTGGATCTGGACGCGGAGCTGATGCAGAAGTTCAGCTGTTTGGGCACTACCGACAAGGACGTACTGATCGGAGAGTTCCAGCGCCTCCTCGGCTTCCAGCTCAGCCCCGCCGGCTGCGCCTTCTTCCTCGACATGACCAACTG GAACCTGCAAGCTGCCATTGGAGCCTATTATGACTTTGAGAGTCCAAATATCAATGTCCCATCCATGTCCTTTGTTGAAGATGTCACCATAGGTGAGGGAGAGTCCATCCCTCCTGATACCCAGTTTACAAAAACATGGAGGATACAAAACACAG GGACAGAAGCCTGGCCCCCAGGGGTTTGTCTGAAGTATGTTGGGGGAGACCAATTTGGGCACGTGAACATGGTGATGGTGAGGTCCCTGGAGCCCCAGGAGATTGCAGATGTGAGTGTCCAGatgtgcagccccagcacagcaggaatgTATCAGGGACAGTGGCGAATGTGCACTGCCACGGGACTCTACTACGGAG atgtCATCTGGGTGATCCTCAGCGTGGAAGTTGGAGGACTTCTAGGTGTAACACAGCAGCTCTCATCCTTTGAGACGGAGTTCAACACACAGCCACACCGCAAGGTAGAAGGAAACTTTAACCCCTTCGCCTCTCCACAGAAGAACAGGCAACCAGATGAAAACAACCTAAAAGACCCTGGGGGTTCCGAGCTAGGCACAATCAGCAAAAACACATGGGGGCCTGCTCCTGACCAAATCGAACAAGATCAGAATGGACTCTCACAAAACTCTGTAAATCTCTCCCCCAGCAGTCACTCGAACAACTTGTCGGTAGTGACGTACAGTAAG
- the ILRUN gene encoding protein ILRUN isoform X1, which translates to MEGMDVDLDAELMQKFSCLGTTDKDVLIGEFQRLLGFQLSPAGCAFFLDMTNWNLQAAIGAYYDFESPNINVPSMSFVEDVTIGEGESIPPDTQFTKTWRIQNTGTEAWPPGVCLKYVGGDQFGHVNMVMVRSLEPQEIADVSVQMCSPSTAGMYQGQWRMCTATGLYYGDVIWVILSVEVGGLLGVTQQLSSFETEFNTQPHRKVEGNFNPFASPQKNRQPDENNLKDPGGSELGTISKNTWGPAPDQIEQDQNGLSQNSVNLSPSSHSNNLSVVTYSKVVFSCVCTVCGG; encoded by the exons ATGGAGGGCATGGACGTGGATCTGGACGCGGAGCTGATGCAGAAGTTCAGCTGTTTGGGCACTACCGACAAGGACGTACTGATCGGAGAGTTCCAGCGCCTCCTCGGCTTCCAGCTCAGCCCCGCCGGCTGCGCCTTCTTCCTCGACATGACCAACTG GAACCTGCAAGCTGCCATTGGAGCCTATTATGACTTTGAGAGTCCAAATATCAATGTCCCATCCATGTCCTTTGTTGAAGATGTCACCATAGGTGAGGGAGAGTCCATCCCTCCTGATACCCAGTTTACAAAAACATGGAGGATACAAAACACAG GGACAGAAGCCTGGCCCCCAGGGGTTTGTCTGAAGTATGTTGGGGGAGACCAATTTGGGCACGTGAACATGGTGATGGTGAGGTCCCTGGAGCCCCAGGAGATTGCAGATGTGAGTGTCCAGatgtgcagccccagcacagcaggaatgTATCAGGGACAGTGGCGAATGTGCACTGCCACGGGACTCTACTACGGAG atgtCATCTGGGTGATCCTCAGCGTGGAAGTTGGAGGACTTCTAGGTGTAACACAGCAGCTCTCATCCTTTGAGACGGAGTTCAACACACAGCCACACCGCAAGGTAGAAGGAAACTTTAACCCCTTCGCCTCTCCACAGAAGAACAGGCAACCAGATGAAAACAACCTAAAAGACCCTGGGGGTTCCGAGCTAGGCACAATCAGCAAAAACACATGGGGGCCTGCTCCTGACCAAATCGAACAAGATCAGAATGGACTCTCACAAAACTCTGTAAATCTCTCCCCCAGCAGTCACTCGAACAACTTGTCGGTAGTGACGTACAGTAAG
- the SNRPC gene encoding U1 small nuclear ribonucleoprotein C isoform X2 produces MPKFYCDYCDTYLTHDSPSVRKTHCSGRKHKENVKDYYQKWMEEQAQSLIDKTTAAFQQGKIPPTPFSAPPPGGAMIPPPPSIPGPPRPGMMPAPHMGGPPMMPMMGPPPPGMMPVGPAPGMRPPMGGHMPMMPGPPMMRPPSRPMMVPTRPGMTRPDR; encoded by the exons ATGCCCAA GTTTTATTGCGATTACTGTGACACGTACCTCACCCATGACTCG CCCTCCGTGAGGAAAACCCACTGCAGTGGCAGGAAACACAAAGAGAATGTGAAGGATTATTACCAAAAATGGATGGAGGAACAAGCTCAGAGCCTGATTGATAAAACAA CGGCTGCATTCCAGCAAGGGAAAATTCCACCGACCCCCTTCTCGGCACCGCCCCCAGGAGGAGCCATGATCCCGCCCCCTCCCAGCATCC cGGGGCCCCCACGGCCGGGCATGATGCCAGCCCCCCACATGGGGGGACCACCAATGATGCCAATGATGGGGCCCCCCCCGCCAGGAATGATGCCAGTTGGACCTG CTCCTGGGATGAGGCCCCCAATGGGGGGACACATGCCAATGATGCCAGGGCCCCCCATGATGAGGCCACCCTCCAGACCCATGATGGTGCCAACCAGGCCAGGAATGACCCGTCCAGACAGATAA
- the SNRPC gene encoding U1 small nuclear ribonucleoprotein C isoform X1, translated as MPKFYCDYCDTYLTHDSPSVRKTHCSGRKHKENVKDYYQKWMEEQAQSLIDKTIAAAFQQGKIPPTPFSAPPPGGAMIPPPPSIPGPPRPGMMPAPHMGGPPMMPMMGPPPPGMMPVGPAPGMRPPMGGHMPMMPGPPMMRPPSRPMMVPTRPGMTRPDR; from the exons ATGCCCAA GTTTTATTGCGATTACTGTGACACGTACCTCACCCATGACTCG CCCTCCGTGAGGAAAACCCACTGCAGTGGCAGGAAACACAAAGAGAATGTGAAGGATTATTACCAAAAATGGATGGAGGAACAAGCTCAGAGCCTGATTGATAAAACAA TAGCGGCTGCATTCCAGCAAGGGAAAATTCCACCGACCCCCTTCTCGGCACCGCCCCCAGGAGGAGCCATGATCCCGCCCCCTCCCAGCATCC cGGGGCCCCCACGGCCGGGCATGATGCCAGCCCCCCACATGGGGGGACCACCAATGATGCCAATGATGGGGCCCCCCCCGCCAGGAATGATGCCAGTTGGACCTG CTCCTGGGATGAGGCCCCCAATGGGGGGACACATGCCAATGATGCCAGGGCCCCCCATGATGAGGCCACCCTCCAGACCCATGATGGTGCCAACCAGGCCAGGAATGACCCGTCCAGACAGATAA